The Gillisia sp. Hel_I_86 genome has a segment encoding these proteins:
- a CDS encoding HYR domain-containing protein produces MGKITPRVKIILLYLFFVGAFFNSYAISNSYFLTLPETDAHISVFKVSSKEASSSSRDFNESSSPLKEGGNYLNFLKQISYRLNPYSVRYYLKTNFKKKIQSHFSSGLMLSKAHDFLERTSYSGSCDNDTINPTLTPPANVTVNSDTNKCAASAVNLGTPTTNDNCGVKSVTNNAPATFPLGSTTVTWTVTDDSNNTTTATQTVTVKDNQNPTIAPPANVTVNSDTNKCAASAVNLGTPTTNDNCGVKNVTNNAPATFPLGSTTVTWTVTDDSNNTTTATQTVTVKDNQNPTITPPANVTVNSDTNKCTASAVNLGTPTTNDNCGVKNVTNNAPATFPLGATTVTWTVTDDSNNATTATQTVTVNDNQAPTLAPPANVTVNSDTNKCTASAVNLGTPATNDNCGVKSVTNNAPATFPLGSTTVTWTVTDDSNNATTATQTVTVKDNQNPTIAPPANVTVNSDTNKCTASAVNLGTPTTNDNCGVKSTTNNAPATFPLGSTTVTWTVTDDSNNATTATQTVTVNDNQAPVKPILSDIVDWSCSKQITDFPTTTDNCENLITGTTTDNLQFETFGEYSITWTFTDNSANSTTAVQKVIIPEPTVNQPNDIIVCNDETISTIGFSGSLVSGTTYNWINTDTSIGLQGSGIDNIASFTAINNTTDPVISTITVTPIANDCQGDPVSFSITINPTPTITKPADVVVCDGGTVEEIVLRGSSVNGTKRDWTNDNTAIGLGASGRNRVGSFVASNTTNQSIFATITIVPTANDCEGIPETFKIEVKPRPTVTAPEDQVYCNGILTNAIPLTGTPTGIIYDIKGGGAIGLSNKIGVAEIPAFTALNGSATIEITPKANGCSGDPVTYNITVNPTPTVSLTPPNQAICSVETTNISLSGPIEGSTFSWTIAEISPAGSITGATDGTGEKIQQLLTNTTNAVATIKYKITPVANNCDGTPITATITVNPTPVLQITIPECTESIDLTSPTIKTGNTTSGLTYTYWNDIDATIPLSNPSTVGKGTYYIKGTTSSGCYIIKEVVVIKLEPVIINFNDAPSQICSGSNFDFTPISNIENTSITWTRAAVGENPATQSDDKNIENPNETLLNTSSSTITAKYLFKLETDDGCINSREINVDILPEPQLTNNPIGDHCNGEQISHNLESNLNGTTITWRRDAFLGNPANTGSGNINEALYNDSGNTVGVTYYITLKSSEGCSSETQLSFPLLSGPKVTVTASSTEICPGGSVNLFSTFEGEASLSTTLIDENFNGNASNWAKLNRTTPSSSRTAAAWTLRPNNYDATYNIISSNDSSQFYLSNSDAAGSGSSTDTFLKFKNPINTVGYSSLTLSFWSFFRKYNTDDIAEVQVSTVNNDNDSNWTTIKSYTFNLNGVQSIDLSGYTGISTLYIRFRYKATWGYYMGIDNVKITGETKVPEVTWTSSTDPDWTSNEQNPNNVFPSETTVYTATYSDPDIECPGIGKVEVIVRQPPVVTITPNYCGDSTFIELVSDSEFSTYQWESGGEILGTGRSVDVELARTYTLTVTDSFGCSGIGSISVSDELLVNGDFESGTTGFYTEYTDQTGVSKSLYPEGYFAVDDNANFYHDNFYGKDHTTGSGDFMIINGHPGSGKVIWRQTITNIQPNTNYYFSAWGMNLNPANPARLQFQVNGVPTGTIADLKDAPKPTSNGQVNTNNWIQFYSNPFWNSGNATNAVLEIINLETIRSGNDFGLDDISFGTLEPIIFSIDPTNNSAICEGSTLELYANIEGGRDPIAFQWANANGIIVSTEENPILENLLATDSGTYTLTVTDAYDCSPQVGSTEVEIIPKTIVNAGEDQTVCAENALITLNGLVTGSISTGAWTGGEGTFNPNRNTLNATYTPSAGEISTGSVILILTSGTPVSPCTIAEDAFTLTINPTPIIDSIETIMPSCYQGSDGSAKAMLSSGTGTYSYLWSDGQTTQTATGLSKGGYSVIVTDEAGCSVTGNITIIEPSPLEIVASSFTPVQCFAGEDGTVSIEVTGGVLDGESPEYIITLLDKDGIEIFKAETNTTGAITVSNLTASTYTFTVTTPNACTSLSIALTVNQPDEIPANAGDDISIAECGTTTFNLNAAEIDPTAASGSWSITFPADGGGGTFSDDSARQSTFTGTANTSYTLRWTITPANGCPPIFDELDITFPPSCSKLDFDGIDDYVDFGDNFNLRNPENTFSLEAWVKPNSINGINTIISKRNLNDLAEGGYDLILNNGKPSFRLNNKTITTTKSIGTDRWYHLAAVQEGSVISLYVDGIKLKTDNLSTKPKNIDAPMLIGAMYDSANPLFPKNNFHGWIEEVRIWNTGLNQEQVRFMMNQRIQNNNGKVQGEIIPLDVPLGLLWNNLDGYYRMIVGEVNNGLTLDMASSGISGILKNIETTQENTAPLPYISNSDGKWFDNTSWLHSQVWDAPNSKGIDGSNINWNIAKISNNLNSDVKDLTLLGLISESNILTMGKQNNQNQGQGLIISHYLKLDGFIDLAGKSQLVQNEGSILDEASAGYIEIDQQGTASSYNYNYWSSPVSEQGKPNNAPFTIKNIVQDGSDPNNPVAMNFGNGVTYADGPFATPRKISNYWIYKFRGTANQYSEWQHIGSDGTLMSGEGYTMKGTSGDGKINEEQNYVFKGKPHNGTITLTIGKEQNYLLGNPYPSAMDAHEFLLDNIKANGGRNDVNIFNGALYFWDHFGGKTHVLREYIGGYATKNLIDAVPAISTDDRINSNGNRGVKKPEKYIPVGQGFFINTSLDPSLSENISVAGGNIVFKNSQRYFIPETPGNSQFLKPEKNNKETKGADVRAKIRLNFKSPMGYYRQILVGADVNATNGFDLGYDAPINDYNLEDMYWLINKYEFVIQGVPNFNKDQVLPIGIRLEQAGEFKILLDTTENIDPAQNIYLRDLVRDSIHNLKKTDYWANSPSGEIVDRFQIIFFNEADATPEIPIIDDLTDISLLHSYTENEMMVLNPEELRISAIYLFDLNGKLLSVFDDVPSEKEIILKVANFSEGIYILKMHTDNEIVTRKIIMKN; encoded by the coding sequence ATGGGAAAAATTACCCCAAGGGTTAAAATCATACTATTATATTTATTTTTTGTAGGTGCTTTTTTTAATTCTTATGCTATTTCAAATTCATACTTTCTGACACTTCCAGAAACTGATGCCCATATATCAGTTTTTAAGGTTTCAAGTAAGGAGGCTTCTTCTAGTTCCCGCGATTTCAATGAAAGCTCTTCTCCATTGAAAGAGGGGGGGAATTATTTAAATTTTTTAAAGCAAATATCCTATAGGTTAAATCCTTATTCTGTTCGTTATTATCTCAAAACAAATTTTAAGAAGAAAATTCAGTCGCATTTTTCAAGTGGCCTAATGTTATCTAAAGCTCATGATTTTTTAGAAAGAACCTCCTATTCAGGATCTTGTGATAATGATACGATAAATCCAACACTTACACCACCGGCCAATGTTACCGTAAACTCCGATACCAATAAGTGTGCAGCTTCCGCAGTGAACCTTGGAACCCCTACCACTAACGATAATTGTGGTGTAAAAAGCGTCACCAATAATGCACCCGCCACTTTTCCATTGGGTTCCACAACTGTTACCTGGACGGTAACCGATGATTCCAACAATACCACTACTGCCACTCAAACAGTTACGGTAAAAGACAATCAAAACCCAACGATTGCACCACCAGCCAATGTTACTGTAAACTCCGATACCAATAAGTGTGCAGCTTCCGCAGTGAACCTTGGAACCCCTACCACTAACGATAATTGTGGCGTGAAAAATGTCACCAATAATGCACCGGCCACTTTTCCATTGGGTTCCACAACTGTTACCTGGACGGTAACCGATGATTCCAACAATACCACTACTGCCACTCAAACAGTTACGGTAAAAGATAATCAAAACCCTACAATTACGCCACCGGCCAATGTTACTGTAAATTCCGATACCAATAAGTGTACAGCTTCCGCAGTGAACCTTGGAACCCCTACCACTAACGATAATTGTGGCGTGAAAAATGTCACCAATAATGCACCGGCCACTTTTCCATTGGGTGCAACAACTGTTACCTGGACGGTAACCGATGATTCCAACAATGCCACTACCGCCACTCAAACGGTTACGGTAAACGATAATCAAGCCCCAACACTTGCACCACCGGCCAATGTTACTGTAAATTCCGATACCAATAAGTGCACAGCTTCCGCAGTGAACCTTGGAACCCCTGCCACTAACGATAATTGTGGTGTAAAAAGCGTCACCAATAATGCACCCGCCACTTTTCCATTGGGTTCCACAACTGTTACCTGGACGGTAACCGATGATTCCAACAATGCCACTACCGCCACTCAAACAGTTACGGTAAAAGATAATCAAAACCCAACGATTGCACCACCGGCCAATGTTACTGTAAATTCCGATACCAATAAGTGTACAGCTTCCGCAGTGAACCTTGGAACACCTACCACTAATGATAATTGTGGCGTAAAAAGCACCACCAATAATGCACCCGCCACTTTTCCATTGGGTTCAACAACTGTTACCTGGACGGTAACCGATGATTCCAACAATGCCACTACCGCCACTCAAACAGTTACGGTTAATGATAATCAAGCCCCAGTCAAGCCAATCTTGTCAGATATTGTAGATTGGAGTTGCAGCAAGCAAATCACTGATTTTCCAACAACTACAGATAATTGTGAAAATCTAATTACAGGTACTACTACAGATAATCTTCAATTCGAAACATTTGGAGAATATTCTATTACATGGACTTTTACTGATAATTCAGCCAATAGTACTACAGCTGTTCAAAAAGTAATTATTCCTGAACCAACAGTGAATCAACCTAATGATATTATAGTATGTAACGACGAGACAATTTCAACTATTGGTTTCTCAGGAAGCCTCGTATCTGGAACTACTTATAATTGGATAAACACAGACACTTCTATAGGTTTGCAAGGAAGTGGAATTGACAATATTGCTTCTTTCACAGCTATTAACAACACTACAGATCCAGTTATTTCAACAATTACAGTAACACCAATAGCAAATGATTGCCAAGGTGATCCGGTAAGTTTCTCTATCACTATAAATCCTACTCCAACCATTACAAAACCAGCCGACGTAGTAGTTTGTGACGGTGGAACTGTGGAAGAAATTGTTCTTCGAGGTTCCTCTGTAAATGGAACAAAAAGAGATTGGACAAATGATAATACTGCTATAGGACTGGGAGCAAGTGGACGTAACAGAGTAGGTTCATTTGTAGCATCGAATACCACCAATCAAAGTATTTTTGCAACCATAACTATAGTTCCAACCGCGAACGATTGTGAAGGTATTCCAGAAACCTTTAAAATTGAAGTTAAACCTAGGCCTACCGTTACGGCCCCTGAAGACCAAGTTTATTGTAATGGGATTTTAACTAACGCTATCCCTTTAACCGGAACACCTACCGGTATTATCTATGATATTAAAGGAGGAGGAGCGATAGGTTTATCCAATAAAATAGGTGTGGCAGAAATTCCTGCATTTACTGCCCTAAATGGGTCTGCAACTATAGAAATTACACCCAAAGCAAATGGTTGTAGTGGAGATCCAGTTACCTATAACATTACTGTGAATCCTACCCCAACTGTATCCTTAACTCCACCAAACCAAGCTATTTGCTCGGTAGAAACAACAAATATTTCTTTATCTGGTCCAATAGAAGGATCTACTTTCAGTTGGACAATTGCTGAAATTTCTCCTGCTGGAAGCATTACGGGAGCTACCGATGGAACAGGAGAAAAAATACAACAACTCCTTACCAACACTACAAATGCAGTGGCTACCATTAAATATAAAATAACACCAGTTGCAAATAATTGTGATGGAACCCCAATAACAGCGACCATAACCGTAAATCCAACACCAGTATTACAAATAACAATTCCAGAATGTACAGAATCTATAGATTTAACTTCTCCAACTATAAAAACTGGGAATACGACTTCTGGTCTTACTTATACTTACTGGAACGATATTGATGCCACTATACCCCTTTCAAATCCATCTACTGTTGGAAAGGGCACTTATTATATAAAAGGAACTACCTCATCTGGCTGCTATATTATAAAAGAAGTAGTGGTTATTAAGTTAGAACCAGTTATTATCAATTTTAACGATGCACCTTCCCAAATATGTAGCGGCTCTAATTTTGATTTCACCCCGATAAGCAATATAGAAAACACTTCCATTACATGGACTAGAGCTGCAGTAGGGGAAAATCCTGCTACTCAATCAGATGATAAAAATATAGAAAACCCTAATGAAACCTTATTAAATACCAGTTCCAGTACTATTACTGCTAAATACCTGTTTAAGCTGGAAACAGATGATGGTTGCATTAATTCTAGGGAAATAAACGTTGATATCCTCCCGGAACCTCAATTAACCAACAATCCAATTGGTGATCATTGTAATGGAGAGCAAATATCCCATAATTTAGAAAGTAACCTAAATGGCACAACGATAACTTGGAGAAGAGATGCGTTTCTAGGCAATCCTGCGAATACAGGCTCCGGAAATATCAATGAAGCCTTGTATAATGATTCCGGAAATACGGTAGGTGTTACTTATTACATCACCTTAAAATCTTCTGAAGGATGTTCTAGTGAAACGCAATTAAGTTTCCCCCTTTTATCGGGTCCAAAGGTAACAGTCACAGCATCTTCTACTGAAATATGCCCTGGTGGAAGTGTGAATTTATTTTCTACTTTTGAAGGTGAAGCATCCCTTTCCACAACTTTAATAGATGAAAATTTTAATGGAAATGCAAGTAACTGGGCTAAACTAAACAGAACTACTCCTTCCTCAAGTCGCACTGCTGCAGCCTGGACTTTACGTCCGAATAATTACGATGCCACCTATAATATTATAAGCTCAAATGATTCGTCTCAATTTTATCTCTCTAATAGTGATGCTGCTGGCTCTGGAAGTAGCACAGACACTTTCCTAAAATTTAAGAATCCAATTAATACAGTTGGCTATTCATCTTTAACATTGAGTTTTTGGAGTTTTTTTAGAAAATATAATACTGATGATATAGCTGAAGTTCAAGTTTCCACTGTAAATAATGATAATGATTCCAATTGGACCACCATCAAATCCTATACTTTTAATTTAAATGGAGTTCAATCCATCGATCTCTCTGGATATACAGGAATATCTACATTGTACATACGCTTTAGGTACAAAGCAACCTGGGGCTACTACATGGGTATAGATAATGTGAAAATAACCGGAGAAACTAAAGTCCCTGAGGTTACCTGGACTTCTTCTACAGATCCTGATTGGACTTCGAATGAGCAAAATCCAAATAATGTTTTTCCTTCTGAAACTACTGTATATACTGCGACTTATAGCGACCCGGATATTGAATGTCCGGGTATTGGTAAAGTTGAAGTTATTGTAAGACAACCCCCAGTGGTAACTATTACCCCAAATTATTGTGGGGATTCCACTTTTATCGAATTAGTGTCGGACAGCGAGTTTTCAACTTATCAATGGGAATCTGGAGGTGAAATATTAGGAACTGGCCGCTCGGTAGATGTAGAACTTGCGCGAACTTATACTTTAACGGTAACAGACAGTTTTGGCTGTTCGGGAATTGGCTCCATAAGTGTTTCAGATGAATTGCTCGTAAACGGTGATTTTGAAAGTGGTACTACAGGATTCTACACCGAATATACAGATCAAACTGGAGTTTCAAAGAGCTTATATCCTGAAGGGTATTTTGCCGTAGACGATAATGCCAATTTTTATCATGATAATTTCTATGGTAAGGACCATACCACTGGAAGTGGGGACTTTATGATTATTAACGGGCACCCGGGTTCTGGAAAAGTTATTTGGAGACAAACCATAACCAATATTCAACCAAATACCAACTATTACTTTAGTGCCTGGGGAATGAATTTAAACCCTGCGAATCCCGCGCGACTTCAATTTCAAGTAAATGGCGTTCCCACGGGTACTATAGCAGATCTAAAAGACGCTCCAAAGCCTACCAGTAATGGGCAAGTGAATACAAATAACTGGATCCAATTTTATAGCAACCCGTTCTGGAATTCTGGCAATGCAACTAATGCCGTACTGGAAATTATAAACTTAGAAACAATACGAAGCGGTAATGATTTTGGATTAGACGATATTTCTTTTGGAACTCTGGAACCAATTATTTTCAGCATAGACCCCACAAATAACTCTGCAATATGCGAAGGAAGTACTTTAGAATTATATGCTAATATTGAAGGTGGAAGAGATCCTATAGCATTCCAATGGGCCAATGCCAATGGTATTATTGTTTCTACAGAAGAAAATCCTATTTTAGAAAACTTATTAGCTACAGATTCTGGTACTTATACCCTAACAGTTACAGATGCTTATGATTGTTCTCCACAAGTTGGAAGTACGGAAGTAGAGATTATCCCAAAAACCATTGTAAATGCCGGGGAAGATCAAACTGTTTGTGCAGAGAATGCTTTAATAACTTTAAATGGCTTGGTTACTGGATCTATTTCCACCGGAGCATGGACTGGAGGGGAAGGGACTTTTAATCCTAATAGAAATACCTTAAATGCTACCTACACTCCAAGTGCCGGAGAAATTTCTACAGGATCTGTAATTTTAATACTTACTTCTGGAACACCTGTTTCTCCCTGCACTATTGCAGAAGATGCTTTTACACTAACCATAAATCCAACTCCAATAATTGATAGTATTGAAACCATAATGCCTAGCTGTTATCAAGGAAGCGACGGATCGGCAAAAGCTATGTTATCCAGTGGAACCGGAACTTATAGCTATCTATGGAGTGATGGCCAAACTACCCAAACGGCTACAGGCCTTAGCAAAGGGGGTTATAGTGTAATTGTGACAGATGAAGCGGGTTGTTCCGTTACTGGGAACATCACAATAATTGAACCTTCTCCATTAGAAATTGTTGCATCTAGTTTTACCCCGGTGCAATGTTTTGCAGGGGAAGATGGAACTGTCTCCATAGAAGTCACTGGAGGGGTGTTAGATGGTGAGTCGCCAGAATATATAATTACTTTGCTTGATAAGGATGGTATTGAAATTTTTAAGGCTGAAACAAACACAACAGGAGCCATTACGGTATCCAACTTAACCGCTTCTACGTATACCTTTACAGTTACCACTCCCAATGCGTGCACTTCGCTTTCTATAGCCTTAACAGTAAATCAACCAGATGAAATCCCTGCGAATGCTGGAGATGATATCTCTATTGCTGAATGTGGTACTACAACATTCAATCTTAATGCTGCCGAAATTGATCCTACAGCGGCTTCTGGCAGCTGGTCTATCACTTTTCCTGCCGATGGCGGGGGTGGTACATTTAGCGATGATAGCGCCAGGCAAAGTACATTTACAGGAACAGCCAACACTTCTTACACCTTAAGATGGACGATTACACCAGCCAATGGTTGCCCGCCTATTTTTGACGAACTGGATATCACTTTCCCTCCCAGCTGTAGTAAACTCGATTTTGATGGAATAGATGACTATGTGGATTTTGGAGATAATTTTAATTTACGAAATCCTGAAAATACTTTTTCCTTAGAGGCTTGGGTAAAACCCAATTCTATAAATGGAATCAATACCATTATCTCTAAACGAAATTTAAACGATCTAGCTGAAGGTGGCTATGATTTAATTTTAAACAATGGCAAACCTAGTTTTAGATTAAACAACAAAACAATTACGACTACCAAATCCATTGGCACAGATAGATGGTATCATTTAGCAGCAGTTCAGGAAGGAAGTGTCATTAGTTTATATGTAGATGGCATTAAATTAAAGACAGATAATTTGTCTACCAAACCAAAAAATATTGATGCGCCTATGCTCATAGGTGCTATGTACGACTCAGCTAATCCGTTATTCCCTAAAAATAATTTCCATGGTTGGATAGAAGAAGTTAGAATTTGGAATACTGGATTAAATCAAGAGCAGGTAAGGTTCATGATGAATCAGCGTATTCAAAACAATAACGGAAAAGTTCAGGGTGAAATAATTCCATTAGATGTTCCTTTAGGGCTGTTATGGAACAATTTAGATGGCTATTACCGCATGATTGTTGGAGAAGTGAACAATGGACTTACTCTGGACATGGCCTCTTCGGGTATAAGTGGAATACTGAAAAATATAGAAACCACTCAAGAAAACACCGCTCCACTTCCTTATATCTCCAATAGTGATGGTAAATGGTTCGACAATACTTCTTGGCTTCATTCACAAGTCTGGGATGCCCCTAACTCAAAAGGCATTGACGGCTCCAATATTAATTGGAACATTGCTAAAATTTCCAATAATTTAAATTCTGATGTAAAAGATCTAACACTTCTTGGATTGATCTCCGAAAGCAATATCCTTACCATGGGCAAACAAAATAATCAGAATCAAGGGCAGGGCTTAATTATTTCCCATTACCTTAAACTTGACGGATTTATAGATTTGGCAGGAAAATCACAATTGGTTCAAAATGAAGGCAGTATTCTAGATGAGGCAAGTGCAGGTTATATAGAAATAGATCAGCAAGGAACCGCTAGCAGCTATAATTATAATTATTGGTCGTCACCAGTGAGTGAACAAGGCAAACCAAATAACGCTCCATTTACAATTAAAAATATAGTCCAAGATGGCAGTGACCCCAATAATCCTGTAGCTATGAATTTTGGAAATGGCGTTACCTACGCAGATGGGCCCTTTGCAACACCCCGAAAAATCAGTAATTACTGGATCTATAAATTTAGAGGTACCGCAAACCAGTATTCGGAATGGCAGCATATTGGAAGTGATGGAACATTAATGTCCGGAGAGGGTTATACTATGAAAGGGACCTCTGGAGATGGTAAAATTAACGAAGAGCAAAATTATGTGTTTAAAGGCAAACCTCATAATGGGACTATAACGTTAACAATTGGAAAAGAACAGAATTATCTTTTAGGAAACCCATATCCTTCTGCTATGGATGCTCATGAATTTTTGCTGGATAATATTAAAGCTAACGGTGGCAGAAACGATGTTAACATATTTAATGGAGCCTTATATTTTTGGGATCACTTTGGCGGTAAGACCCATGTTTTAAGAGAATATATTGGTGGTTATGCCACAAAAAATTTAATAGATGCGGTTCCAGCAATCTCAACTGATGACAGGATAAACTCCAATGGGAATAGAGGGGTTAAAAAGCCAGAAAAATATATACCTGTTGGGCAAGGCTTTTTTATAAATACTTCTTTAGATCCATCCCTCTCTGAAAACATTAGTGTAGCCGGAGGAAATATAGTTTTTAAAAATAGCCAAAGATATTTTATTCCCGAAACGCCCGGCAATTCCCAGTTTTTAAAACCAGAAAAAAATAATAAAGAAACTAAAGGCGCTGACGTGAGGGCCAAAATAAGATTGAACTTTAAATCACCAATGGGTTATTATAGACAAATTTTAGTAGGAGCAGATGTTAATGCAACCAATGGTTTTGACCTGGGATATGATGCTCCTATAAATGACTATAACTTAGAGGACATGTATTGGCTTATAAACAAATATGAATTTGTAATTCAGGGGGTTCCAAATTTTAATAAGGACCAAGTTTTACCAATAGGAATTAGATTGGAACAAGCAGGTGAATTTAAAATTTTACTGGATACTACAGAAAATATTGATCCTGCTCAAAATATTTATTTAAGGGATCTTGTAAGGGATTCGATACATAATCTTAAAAAAACCGACTATTGGGCCAATTCGCCTTCAGGTGAAATTGTGGACAGGTTTCAAATTATCTTTTTTAATGAAGCCGATGCTACCCCGGAAATTCCTATTATAGATGACCTAACAGACATAAGCCTTCTCCATTCTTATACCGAAAATGAAATGATGGTTTTAAATCCTGAAGAATTGAGGATCTCTGCCATCTACTTATTCGATCTTAACGGTAAATTACTAAGTGTGTTTGATGATGTCCCCTCTGAAAAAGAGATCATCCTAAAAGTTGCCAATTTCAGCGAGGGAATATACATATTAAAAATGCATACTGATAATGAGATCGTTACACGAAAAATAATAATGAAAAATTAG